One part of the Bdellovibrio sp. KM01 genome encodes these proteins:
- a CDS encoding DedA family protein, translating into MSHLIDIILHLDQHLVQWMAYFGPWIYVIMFLVIFCETGLVVTPFLPGDSLLFALGALTTVEGGLNLWILLGSLTIAGILGDTVNYHLGKKFGPKVFEIDSRFFKKQYLIDTQNFYDKWGAFTIVAARFAPIVRTFAPFVAGIGSMKYRKFISYNVIGAIAWVFIFILAGHFFGNLPVVKRNFHIVIFGVIGVSLIPMIWPWISSRLKKA; encoded by the coding sequence ATGTCTCACCTTATCGATATTATTTTGCATCTTGATCAGCATTTGGTTCAGTGGATGGCGTATTTTGGTCCGTGGATCTATGTGATCATGTTTTTGGTGATTTTCTGTGAAACAGGTTTGGTTGTGACGCCGTTCTTGCCTGGGGATTCTTTGTTGTTTGCGCTGGGTGCATTGACGACGGTCGAGGGCGGTTTGAATCTTTGGATTTTGTTGGGCTCTTTAACGATTGCCGGGATCTTGGGTGACACCGTCAACTATCACTTGGGTAAGAAGTTCGGTCCCAAGGTCTTTGAAATCGACAGCCGCTTTTTTAAAAAGCAATACTTGATCGATACACAAAACTTTTATGACAAATGGGGAGCTTTCACTATCGTGGCCGCTCGTTTTGCACCGATTGTTAGAACATTCGCGCCATTTGTGGCGGGTATCGGTAGCATGAAGTACAGAAAGTTTATTTCGTACAATGTGATTGGTGCGATTGCTTGGGTCTTTATCTTTATCCTGGCGGGACATTTCTTTGGAAACTTGCCAGTGGTAAAAAGAAATTTCCACATCGTGATCTTTGGCGTGATCGGCGTATCTTTGATTCCGATGATTTGGCCTTGGATTTCTTCTCGCCTAAAAAAGGCATAG
- a CDS encoding adenylate cyclase — protein sequence MFAKGKRNKSMVLLIVGTFWVAYVGITATQFYFNVAEMTEQVIETKHAQMTFVEDSQISALVGENTDLVKANLDKARELNLIHFYILQKGSDVVSFHNNNGDAETINADYKVFNEILATKNIAFRTIKIMDYRLTVGVFQNKARIIMQTAWDYKGMILRDLVSVTVFLSLIVWLFLKDIIDLTKILSSRDREKMTKIRSLSREGATLLHAAQTYEATQKTLAYENKVYTETLTPAIVHELKSGRKAPYAFQTSMVRVDLNGYTQIFLDKKDEYVSDMMNQYFIRSREIIERYNGLIYQYVGDEIVFHVKECQGVNSQAMSLACLRAIFEVAQDIEDHLPAGADHYFKVKGSFVIGKIRFVPQDSGYGLSGLPLIESARLLSQVDEKAKSSITFYSEASSSVNDLCTIAETKSTMLKGFSTPATLCKVNDFTSIDRLLGRHQLEKLTYYRSDSDLICIYRFLEKSLQEKDEISFFRVFSVLKTFKVNQTSLQQVAGFEKLVETAYKLNKQKGISDKVLASVVSLASNLIPHAFVESSLLAVLEKCLEHKDPRTQANTIIVLGDLARDVSFLRQYIYASHNRVSADALLVTGKQNFDSELAKKLFEFLESKNPLFRASGSFVVKHLADHYKSTDPVFFETNTDLKKLLKKAA from the coding sequence TTGTTTGCGAAGGGTAAGCGCAACAAATCAATGGTGCTGTTAATCGTGGGAACCTTTTGGGTTGCTTACGTAGGCATTACTGCGACTCAATTTTACTTCAACGTTGCGGAAATGACTGAGCAAGTGATTGAAACAAAACATGCGCAAATGACTTTTGTCGAAGACAGTCAGATCTCCGCGCTCGTTGGCGAAAACACTGATCTTGTAAAAGCCAATCTCGACAAAGCTCGCGAACTAAATTTAATTCATTTCTATATTCTGCAAAAAGGTTCTGACGTTGTTAGTTTCCATAACAACAACGGCGATGCTGAAACCATCAATGCAGACTATAAAGTTTTTAACGAGATTTTGGCGACAAAGAATATCGCCTTCAGAACAATTAAGATCATGGATTACCGCCTGACAGTTGGCGTTTTCCAAAATAAAGCCCGTATCATCATGCAAACTGCATGGGATTATAAAGGGATGATCTTGCGTGACCTGGTTTCGGTGACAGTATTCTTGTCATTGATTGTTTGGCTGTTCTTAAAAGACATTATCGATCTAACAAAGATCCTGTCCTCTCGCGACCGCGAAAAGATGACAAAAATCCGCTCCCTTTCTAGGGAAGGCGCGACACTTCTGCATGCGGCACAAACTTACGAAGCGACACAAAAAACTCTGGCGTACGAGAACAAAGTATATACCGAGACTTTGACTCCCGCGATTGTTCACGAACTGAAGTCCGGCAGAAAAGCACCTTATGCATTCCAGACCTCTATGGTGCGCGTGGACCTAAACGGTTACACACAAATTTTCCTGGATAAAAAGGATGAGTACGTAAGCGACATGATGAATCAATACTTCATCCGCTCTCGTGAAATCATCGAACGCTATAATGGTTTGATCTATCAATACGTGGGGGACGAAATCGTATTCCACGTTAAAGAGTGCCAAGGCGTGAATTCGCAAGCAATGTCTCTGGCCTGTCTGCGTGCGATCTTTGAAGTGGCCCAAGATATTGAAGATCATCTTCCCGCGGGAGCAGATCACTATTTTAAAGTAAAAGGTTCTTTCGTTATTGGTAAAATCCGCTTCGTTCCCCAGGATTCTGGTTACGGACTTTCTGGATTGCCACTTATCGAATCTGCACGATTATTAAGTCAAGTCGATGAAAAAGCCAAAAGCTCGATCACCTTCTATAGCGAAGCAAGTTCATCCGTAAATGATCTTTGCACGATCGCCGAGACGAAAAGCACAATGTTAAAAGGTTTTTCGACACCAGCAACTTTGTGCAAAGTAAATGACTTTACCTCGATTGACAGACTCTTGGGTCGTCATCAACTTGAAAAGCTTACTTACTATCGCAGTGATAGCGATTTGATTTGCATCTATCGTTTCTTGGAAAAGTCTTTGCAAGAAAAAGACGAAATCAGTTTCTTCCGCGTGTTCTCTGTTTTGAAAACTTTCAAAGTAAATCAAACAAGCCTGCAACAAGTGGCTGGCTTTGAAAAACTTGTGGAAACTGCATACAAGCTGAATAAGCAAAAAGGCATCTCAGATAAAGTTCTTGCATCCGTCGTCTCTTTGGCTTCGAACTTGATCCCACATGCTTTCGTTGAAAGTTCGTTGCTGGCAGTTCTTGAAAAATGTCTTGAGCACAAAGACCCACGCACGCAAGCAAACACGATCATCGTCCTTGGCGACCTTGCTCGCGATGTTAGCTTCCTCCGTCAGTATATCTACGCAAGTCACAACCGTGTCTCTGCAGATGCTTTGCTGGTGACGGGTAAGCAGAACTTTGATTCTGAACTCGCGAAAAAACTTTTTGAGTTCCTAGAATCAAAAAATCCACTGTTCCGCGCAAGCGGTAGCTTTGTGGTCAAGCACTTGGCTGACCACTACAAATCAACGGATCCAGTCTTCTTTGAAACGAATACGGATCTTAAAAAGCTCCTTAAAAAAGCAGCTTAA